In Electrophorus electricus isolate fEleEle1 chromosome 10, fEleEle1.pri, whole genome shotgun sequence, the genomic window AAGCAAAACTAGCCATTGATGTTTGGTGTCTCTGCTGATAGTGCATCACTCATatcatatataaaatgtgttaagCATGAAGAAGGAAATGGAAGAGGACTATCACCTAGCTCTGACTATGGCTGCAAAAATTACCCAAAGAAACAAGGAGCAATATGATCAAAAAGTATGGTATCACTGTCTGAGTCCAGTGGACAGAGTTCTCATTAAAAGTCTTGGTCTTAAAGGTAAGTAGAAACTTGTTGATTGGTGGGGGTTAACTCCTTATGTGGTGGAGAGTAAATTGCCTGACCTGCCTGTATATCGCCTAAAGCCCATAGTTGGGATGGAGCCTGTGAAAGTAATGCACCATAATCATCTATTGCCCCTTGGACAGGAAGTTGGGTTAAATCCAGAAGTTGACTCTGAGCCAGTAATTTCAGTAAAGGCTCTCTGTTGGAGAATCgctaaagaaaagaaagcaaacactGACCCAAAGACATCTAATTCAAGTACTGAGCCATTGCATGCAGCCCAGTGTATATCATGTAGTGATTCTGAATATGGGTGTTATGCTGAGGACATTGGCAAGAGTTCTCAGAAAGGTGAAGAGGTTAGGGAGGAACATATAGTAGAGTCTAGCCACTTAGCTGGTATGTGAGACCCGGAAAGCTTTACCGAAAACATCTATATTCTCTCCCGAAAGTGAGTGTAAGATGCAGTCATCTCATTAAAGAGCGTATAGGGGTAACTGAAAGTCTAAAAAGGTCTGAGAGTAGTAAAAGTCTGCTGAACTTTTAACCTATGATAGTTTGGGTGAACCTAGTAAGGAGCCTGTGGTAACAACTAAAAGGTGTGGTGCTAGATGGCTCCAAGTGAAAAGAGCCTGTCATCATGCATGGTGGTGTGATCCCCAAGCATGACTTGTATGAGTGCATCTGTTGGTATTGCATTTTCCAGTTGTTGTAAACTAAATATCATGATGAGATCCTTACGTTTTAACACTGAGGATTTTATTTCTGAGCAATGTGAGCCCAGAATGGTGTTGGAGAGCTTCAATTCCCagtgtccttttctttttcatgccaTTTGTCAGGTAGTTCTGTCAGCCCCTATGGGAGTGGACCTATCAAGTGAAAGTTAAGATAGACAACATATCAATCAATCGGTAATGATAAAAATACGTTTTAAAAAATTGGAGAAGAAGctggagagggaaggggagtTTGGAGTTAATTTCTTTTCTCAGGAGAGATTTTTATAGGTTTTTTGACTGTTATTGTTTGGAGACTTAATATACAGTCGTGgacaaaggttttgagactggCACAAATTTtcgttttcacaaagtttactgcctcagtttgttgttagatgtttatatggtatagtgaattacaattataagcatttcataaattGATACCATTCATTATTCATAGCAATGTTCTTAGGCAAAAGTTTTGAGCAAACCCTCTTTGTTAAAACCACAAAACCTTGCTTTTTGTGTCacaacttttggccacaactctACATGGTATATTGCCCCAAACTAAAACATTCCCTTTTTGATTTATGTGCTAAGCTGTTTGTCAGTGCAGCCACCCCACTGttgtaggtttgtttgtttgttttttattttctctgaagtTCTGTAACTTTGAGGAAGTACTGTTCAGCAAAGGCTGTCTGCTGAAGTACTCAAGCATACACCTGAACTCCTCCATGTGAAAACTTCCCACTGGAAGAGCAGACTTCATAAAAGAAGGTTGACATTGAGCTAAGCATGGAGCTATGCACTGAGTTGTGACTGAACTGCTGACACATTTCACATACTGACTTCAAAactcaaaatcaaaatgtattatataatgctttttGCAAAAgatatcacaaagcagctttacaaatgtccacgTCCAAGACTTGCTCAGATCTGCATAAATCTCAAGTTCATACTGCATCTTCAGTGAGTTGTGTATCATGAGGACAGACTGGGAGGACTGTTGCTCCATTCACCGTACTTGTGCTTCATGAATTGAATGTTTGAGTACTCTTCTGCTGTGCAGTTGGGGCGGATGCTACGAGGCTGCATTGAATGCTTTGTGGAGCTGTGAGTATTCCTAAACATCTCTACCTGGGATTCACCACTGTGCACAACAAAATGGGCCctaactattaaaaaaaaaaaaaaaaaaaaaaaaatccaagcgCTTGTGAACACTTTCAGATATCATTTGTCACATTCTTTGCATTACCAAGTACTTCTTTTGGTTCTTCTGTTCAGTCAAGTGTTCATTCACAAAGTAAAGTCTTTAAGCGATTGCaggtgtagaaaaaaaaaacatgctgttaGTGGTAGGTCTTTTTTCCTCACGAGTTTGAGTTCTGTGTTCTTTGTCCTTTCTGGCATtccatatataaatgtaacgTTAGCGCACAAACGCGTGACTTTCTGCGCATGTGCGGTCTAAATCGGGCAGGTTTGCAGATTTGACAAACGTTGGTACAATCAATTTTGTGAAGGGAGATTGTGAACTTGTGCAAGACAATTTTCAAACAATACTTTCATAAGCCGTAAGGATATTTAGATACTCGAGTAACCTCAGGTTCCGGGTAAAAATGGAGACATATCTACGGAGCTGTCCCGATGTGCTAAAGGTAAATACAAGGGACGTTAACGGCGAGGGTCACCCATTTTAGTTTGTCGAGTTGTTAATGTTAGTTCGCACGTTGTGCAGATTCTAGTTTTGTGTTATTGAAGCAGGCCAGATTTAGACATTTGTCAGAAAAATGTGTGCCTATAGTTAGATTGCGAGACAGGGTAACTACTAAAAAGTTGATGAATGGCGGTTGTACTGTCACCAGTGTTGTATGGCGTGGCGTATGTCGGTATGAATTGGTCTCGTGCTGACGGGCGCATTGAGAGTACTGAGCGGCAAATATACGGTTTCCTTGAATacggtggctgtgtgtgtgtgtggggtttttttttttttgtttgtttgttttttttaattgtacgTCGTAATGGAAATATCAATAGGCTGTTTATTGCGATGTTTCTCACGGTTTCATTATATGGCAACTTGGTACCGTATGATGTAGATGTATGAATATGCATACATCTAGCAATGATGTATACAGATGTATGAATTTGCATGCATCAAACAAATTTAGATGTATACAAATTCTCTGGTCAGTTGGCTTTCGCTAACCAGGTAGCTTTTTCAATGGGTATGTTGGCCATAGACAATATACAGTCTATGATGttcgctagctaactagctagctaaacgaCTGAAttctggtagctcagtggtagttTAGTAGTTAAGGTTCTCGCCTAGTCATCATGAAGGTTGCCAGTTGgtccaccaggttgccactgttggggcccctgagcaaggcccttaatttCTTTGAGAGATCCTTCACTATGGTCCTTAATATGATCAAATAACAGtacatcttgttttttttacttgactACATTACTGTTGATTAAATTATTTCTGTAAATGCCTATGTGGGTGCAAAAGTCAAACTAAGTTTTAAAAAGTCCATCAATCCAAAGACTGTGCCTGAGCATTCAGCAGAGTGCTGTAGCCTAGGCACAACTTTGGTGCTGAGAGACGAGGAGCATGTCCCAGTGTGTATTTCCACTCTGcttcacttaaaataataaacacttgTTACTTTCATTTCTTTGCAAAAATGTAGACAAACATGGAGGGGCTAAACCTATGAGCATCATGTGTTTCTACAAATTGTTgaaagtaaatgttttgttaattattgGTTATAGCAGCTATCTAAAgcatataatttaaaaattgtgcAGAGGGCACCCATATGTATTAAGTATGACATAATATTCAAAACTGCTTAGGTAGTATATGACCATAGAATCATGCTTTCTTTGGAGAATTAGCAATCTATTGAGGCAAATGCTCTTATGGCAGTAATTTTCTATTCTATTCCACAAATTCACTGCATATATCTGTTGAGCTCATACCAGATATGTGGTAATCGGTTGATCATTCCATTTATAGTGGAAAAAGGGAATTTTTAATTGGCTTTGATTCATTAATTTTTAGGAAAGcaagtttaatttctttattaaccatttccagtggcaagtaTTTTTTGCCAGTTCCATGGTGTACTCTTGTCAACATTCTGCTCTCTAATTTTAAAATTCCTATAAGGGGATCTGAGTCTTGGTTTTCAGTGGGGATTTAGAATTAAAATTATACTAGATCACTAGAAAAAGTGTCTAAGGAAAGAGAGAATCAATGTAAGCACAATTAACAATAATATAGTGCTTAATAATAAATTGATATTAATATGATCCATTGTTCTACACTACTCTTAGAATCATATGAAGAAAAGCTCAGAGTTGCTGCATGTGGTGCTGGGAAATGAAGCATGTGATATTGACTCCATGGTATCAGCCCTCACCTTTGCCTATTTTCTGTCAAAGGTGAGTTAgactcttttttgttgttgctgattTGGACTAAGTGTATCAGCTTGAGTGCTCTATGTGCAGAGTACTTAGAATCTCCTATATTATTGCAAAGATGCTTTGAGAAGTTGTGCATTGTTTAAGGCCTTGGCCTTGTTCTGGTCCTAGACACTGGGCTCTGGGGAAGCTGCTGTCCCTGTCCTCAACATCCCACGAGCAGAGTTCCCCTTGCGCTCTGACAGCATTTTCCTGCTGAAAGAGAGTGGCCTGTCTCCGGACTACCTACTGTTCAGGGACGACGTGGACCTCCATGGCCTGCAACAGCTGGCTATCACATTAGTGGACCACAATGTGTTGCCTGAGTATGTTTCCTCCATGTTGTGCTTCACTACATAATGCACTGTCAGGATAAGTCacaactgtttgtttgtttgtttatttgacacAGGCATATTTTTGCTCTGCTTCAGTTCACTGCAAGTACATTTGGAATATATTtcaatgtaaatacaaataagGTCAAAGTGATTCCTTTTTGAAGTCATCCACGCTTAGCCAAGGTTATAACATCTGTCTAGGAAGCAAATGAGTGAGAATATTGTGATGAAATATGGCTCAGTAAGCATCCACTGGGCctttgtgctctgtgttgtAACATGGCACCACTTTCCTGCAGAGCTGACAGTGCACTGGAGCCAGCTGTGGTGGAGGTCATTGACCATCACTATCTAGAAAGGACTCCTTCTCCATCCTGCCATGTCACCATGGAGACCGTAGGCTCGTGTGCCACTTTGGTGACAGAGCGCCTTGTGCAAAAGGCACCCGAAGTGTTGGACCAACAGGTGGCACAGCTATTATATGGTAATTAGCATAGTCTAGCATACACAAAATATAGGCTAATTGATTTTAAAGTGCACTGCTCATGCTTCTAAATATTACCCGAACAACCATTTTGTCCATtattaaataatgtatgtaaaaatgATTCATGCTAAACATGAGAGGTTGAAAATCAtttatcttgtttgtttttatttttatgtgctGATGCTTAGTGATATATTTTCATGAAAAGAAAGAGCTTGCTAAGCAGTGCAAGAAATTTCAGGTTTTATTATGAAGACATGATTTGTTAATATCATGTGATGCAACTTGTTAAATTTGGACTTGTGCAAATCCCCAGACTGTTTGGTCTGTGAAGCTCACCACAGCATGGCCTTTTACCAGGCTAAGTGGCAGCAATTTTCAACATGAATGCGTGTCCTCAGAGCTCAGTATGTTGTTTACTTTGTGTGCAGCCAACTGGCAGTGCCTGGAAAGCTTGGATGCAAAACACAGATTTAATGTTGTCTTTTATTCATAAGTtgtttgtgcatatatacaGATGTTTGTGAAGCTACTATTTTCAAACAAACTAGGTTTCCTGTAAGTAATGTAATAGTAACcagtttattttgtaaaagcagatgtattttaaacatttattttgtaatttttatttaattaaatcaatcaTACCTTAAATTAAAAAAGTCTATTTTCCTGAAATGTACAATACAGGAATGGACTCTACAAATGCACTTGAATGAATAGAGCTACTCTTGCAGTCTGCCAATGCAGAGACCTCCCTACTCaagcacatgtgtgcacacaaaaacacaacaagtTTAATAGATTAAAATGCATTCAGTGACACAATACTGTGTACTTTGCTAGTGGGAGTGGAGGGTAAATTTTGCAGATTTGCTTTATCCACTAGTCAATTTCTTAACCTCAAAATGTAACTAGGAGGAAGAGATGTCAATTTGATCTTTACGATTTAAAGATTCAtaccttttgctttttgttgcCAGGCTCTATTatcactgactgtgttaatatGGCACCCGAGGCAGGAAAAGTCACACCCAAAGACAGCCAGTACGCCGTGCTTCTAGAAACACGCTTTCCCAAGCTCCCTCCTAGGAGTGTTCTCTTCCAGTCCCTACAAAGCGCCAAGTTTGAT contains:
- the prune gene encoding exopolyphosphatase PRUNE1, yielding METYLRSCPDVLKNHMKKSSELLHVVLGNEACDIDSMVSALTFAYFLSKTLGSGEAAVPVLNIPRAEFPLRSDSIFLLKESGLSPDYLLFRDDVDLHGLQQLAITLVDHNVLPEADSALEPAVVEVIDHHYLERTPSPSCHVTMETVGSCATLVTERLVQKAPEVLDQQVAQLLYGSIITDCVNMAPEAGKVTPKDSQYAVLLETRFPKLPPRSVLFQSLQSAKFDVSGLTTEQMLLKDMKAVSGGDLKLAVSIIYMTLDSFLQRRCLQQELCEFCHKHNYNLVIAMTISFKDNKEPFRQLAVYSSSTLIRDEVSKVLEKARNSLLNLSPMSTPYPDVKTYVQGNTLASRKKVLPIILDFLKERERKMAHGCNLEDLELEEECPLEQSDCQQCLEDAGMEEDSGVPPTPMNSLVEGCPLDNGIPKINAEVLVEKVSKIASEEEVLFEGQ